The following are from one region of the Pocillopora verrucosa isolate sample1 chromosome 3, ASM3666991v2, whole genome shotgun sequence genome:
- the LOC131788638 gene encoding uncharacterized protein isoform X1, translated as MMAGPSNDKCSSSLVCSEDPPPLSITLKKTRDLPRKTTDWSIDHLPVDILLLTVEDCGFLACYYYLRNPFKSYERSIGFVYFGKMGEDEDEDEGGSVKVAIVRCPKESSDPGGSLTATKNAVTLLKPKATFLVGFCSSLNPNKAQLGDVVISSKLTTDFHKTPVSRDVGNLVRSAADGWEAPLENPEAREVKVHSDGEIFSCSYSSYTEQCQSHPGAIAVDMEGKGLFAVAHDMKVEWIVVEGVCGLAQGVASTNNSWKTFACVMAASVVSNMLSNSFVFKDWPHYGDGELKIKVDVDHLKPEEQNRQTGMLATESDRYQEVQQPRVSATSAASGDVSCPKTEDLHAIKEEFFISIVRKYFNATELQSIEEFEKFLVYAILMRFAIIGVSRGSLVITVKCESLMDLEKLWADYLSGHLGEMVQNCFVTEQILKELNLAELRLKTTMDIEEYKACKMFFEKNAVRGALFSEFHPTSSTSEGLQKKEQWGKSDQETKIMETAKSEDTTPHTVVPTTGHGRELEQSRGRTDTVPLLVSPTSDPEGELEPGELRMELPRMKDISAEEESCKSDDPSENKRRRLAGPSDDKCSRSVVCSDDPPPLSITLKKTRDLPKKMKLWGKDYPAVDILLLTVEDCEFLACFHYLRDSFKSYERSIGFVYFGKMGEEKGGSLKVALVRCSKESSDPGGSQTAAKSAVTLLRPKATFLVGFCHSLNPNKAQLGDVVISSKLTTDFHKTPVSRDVGNLVRSAADGWGAPLENPEAQEVKVHCDGEILSCSDLIGAEQQCQSHPGAIAVDMEGKGLFAAAHDMKMEWLFVKGVCGFVHGVASTNDSWKTFACVMAASVVSNILRNSFVFGDWPHYGDNSTGEESCKSDDPPENKRRRLAELLNVEMCQEQLKSYYNTFSKVKIIPWDDSSSIQIDEIYTPLSWVRDHRKPSGVTQEELEDYTDMFKEKPTRMLVYGRPGIGKSTFCKKAAYDWSKALREILMNFCILLLIKLRDVCDVGNIRDVLRASKLLASDGPISVDSLYDYITNNQDKVLLILDGYDEYSFAEEHSPILEIWKGEQLRDCHVIVTTLQLKCDELRGPSHVQLEIQGFKSWERKETFARKFMAGEEDLDEFMGYLREKDLGDMAEIPLLLLMLCSLWKEKRHEGLPKSRADIFTQFIQTMLDHKGGSHQSMPFQNVTSTEAKEDLSNLGKAAFEALLQDGYVRCSELPDNISRSFQKLREVGLFQIVNLTSLNPEKGAYFIHKSLQEFLAAWHIKEEVLSIKGESTPSLSKVESFEKIMKMDEVLKFACELSTEAACAVFHHVGSVGRKESVSVCDFIELLLEDDEELPSNEELYLELISHSYFCCSAEKRRDLCSAYLSCTEGLFLDLDSNKLNITANEHLLKSGMIPNFIFFRPYFLDDYSEKSYRDLITVAEDTDAVFLSCSGEKKAADLLKKFPCRSLSEFFFKRERKIVVYVYQIRKYIDDITFPTEMLRELISPTAESTQVTRLVDPLNEHDSETASSLTQNTDSITGPTPQSLSCVKRISIYGTERQDIKMLADFLPLFTALRWILIFGKPPEIIDAQLTETLVSRIIFTDRLGTLVLVNINLTAKPAAVIARSLHQAPGLQWLDLSENPLGEGVSVLIQHLSRVPHLERLRLSDVKMTKQQVNELSTAVRQSKISWLNTQYHDKEGNVKPEEEWPADEYWSGYWWESEEKSDPGSVTDSGDEDEPGSGNSSGDEEDPGSVTDSSDQEDPGLVTDSGDENEPGSGNSSGDEEDLGSVTNSSDQEDPGLVTDSGDKEDPGSVTDSGDKEEPGSSLET; from the exons ATGATGGCAGGACCTAGTAATGACAAGTGCAGCAGCTCATTGGTTTGCAGTGAAGACCCTCCACCTCTGAGTATTACACTGAAGAAGACAAGAGATCTGCCTAGGAAGACGACAGATTGGAGCATAGACCATCTTCCAGTTGACATTCTGCTTTTGACTGTGGAGGATTGCGGGTTCTTGGCTTGTTATTATTACCTGAGAAATCCCTTTAAAAGCTATGAGAGATCCATTGGATTTGTGTACTTTGGAAAGATgggtgaagatgaagatgaagatgaaggtGGGTCCGTGAAAGTTGCTATAGTGAGGTGTCCTAAAGAATCTTCGGATCCTGGAGGTTCTCTAACTGCCACTAAAAATGCTGTCACACTCCTGAAACCCAAGGCTACCTTTTTGGTTGGTTTTTGCTCCAGTTTGAATCCTAACAAAGCCCAGCTAGGAGATGTGGTGATATCTTCAAAGCTTACAACAGATTTTCACAAAACCCCAGTGAGTAGGGATGTTGGTAACCTTGTCAGAAGTGCAGCTGATGGATGGGAGGCACCATTAGAAAACCCAGAAGCACGAGAAGTCAAAGTACATAGTGATGGAGAGATTTTTAGTTGCTCTTATTCGAGTTATACTGAACAGTGTCAATCACACCCCGGGGCAATTGCAGTTGATATGGAAGGAAAAG GCCTGTTTGCAGTAGCTCATGACATGAAGGTGGAGTGGATTGTTGTTGAAGGTGTTTGTGGTTTGGCACAGGGTGTTGCATCAACAAACAATTCATGGAAGACTTTTGCTTGTGTTATGGCAGCTTCTGTTGTTTCCAACATGTTGAGTAATTCTTTTGTGTTTAAAGACTGGCCCCATTACGGAG ATGGTGAATTGAAAATTAAGGTTGATGTGGATCACTTGAAACCTGAAGAGCAGAATAGGCAGACTGGCATGCTGGCAACAGAGTCTGACAGATACCAAGAGGTTCAGCAGCCTAGGGTATCTGCTACATCAGCTGCATCTGGAGATGTGTCTTGTCCTAAAACAGAAGATCTCCATGCTATTAAAGAGGAATTCTTTATATCAATTGTTAGAAAGTATTTCAACGCTACAGAGCTACAGTCCATTGAAGAGTTCGAAAAATTTTTGGTATATGCGATATTAATGAGATTTGCCATTATTGGTGTCTCTAGAGGAAGTTTGGTGATTACGGTGAAGTGTGAATCTCTAATGGACTTGGAGAAGTTGTGGGCAGATTATTTATCTGGTCATCTGGGTGAAATggttcaaaattgttttgtaactGAACAGATCTTGAAGGAACTGAACCTGGCTGAGCTGAGGCTGAAGACAACAATGGACATAGAAGAGTACAAAGCATGCAAAATGTTCTTTGAGAAAAATGCAGTTAGAG gtgCTTTATTCTCAGAATTCCACCCCACAAGTTCAACCAGTGAAGGCCTGCAAAAAAAGGAGCAATGGGGAAAAAGTGATCAGGAGACAAAGATTATGGAGACAGCAAAATCAGAAg ATACTACACCCCACACTGTAGTACCCACCACTGGTCATGGAAGAGAACTAGAACAATCAAGGGGAAGGACAG ACACGGTTCCTCTCCTTGTATCTCCCACGTCTGATCCTGAAGGAGAACTAGAACCAGGAGAGCTACGTATGGAACTTCCAAGAATGAAAG ACATTTCAGCTGAAGAGGAGAGTTGTAAAAGTGATGATCCTTCAGAAAATAAACGTAGAAGGCTTGCAG GACCTAGTGATGACAAGTGCAGCAGGTCAGTGGTTTGCAGTGATGACCCTCCACCTCTGAGTATTACACTGAAGAAGACAAGAGATCTGCCAAAGAAGATGAAACTTTGGGGCAAGGACTATCCTGCAGTTGATATTCTGCTCTTGACTGTGGAGGATTGCGAGTTCTTGGCTTGTTTTCATTACCTGAGAGATTCCTTTAAAAGCTATGAGAGATCCATTGGATTTGTGTATTTTGGAAAGATGGGTGAAGAGAAAGGTGGGTCACTGAAAGTTGCCCTAGTGAGGTGTTCTAAAGAATCTTCAGATCCTGGAGGTTCTCAAACTGCAGCTAAAAGTGCTGTCACACTCCTGAGACCCAAGGCTACCTTTTTGGTTGGTTTCTGCCACAGTTTGAATCCTAACAAAGCCCAGCTAGGAGATGTGGTGATATCCTCAAAGCTTACAACAGATTTCCACAAAACCCCAGTGAGTAGGGATGTTGGTAACCTTGTTAGAAGTGCAGCTGATGGATGGGGGGCACCATTGGAAAATCCAGAAGCACAAGAAGTCAAAGTACATTGTGATGGAGAGATTTTGAGTTGCTCTGATCTGATTGGTGCTGAACAGCAATGTCAATCACACCCTGGGGCAATTGCAGTTGATATGGAAGGAAAAG GCCTGTTTGCAGCAGCTCATGACATGAAGATGGAGTGGCTTTTCGTTAAAGGTGTTTGTGGTTTTGTGCATGGCGTTGCATCTACAAACGATTCGTGGAAGACTTTTGCTTGTGTTATGGCAGCTTCTGTTGTATCCAACATACTGAGGAACTCTTTTGTGTTTGGAGACTGGCCTCATTACGGAG aCAATTCGACGGGAGAGGAGAGTTGTAAAAGTGATGATCCTCCAGAAAATAAACGAAGAAGGCTTGCAG aaCTGTTGAATGTTGAGATGTGTCAAGAGCAGCTTAAGTCTTATTACAACACCTTTAGCAAGGTGAAAATCATTCCATGGGACGACAGCTCTTCCATTCAGATTGATGAGATCTACACACCTTTGTCTTGGGTCAGAGATCACAGGAAGCCCAGCGGAGTGACACAAGAGGAACTTGAAGACTACACCGACATGTTCAAGGAAAAACCAACACGAATGCTTGTTTATGGTCGGCCAGGAATTGGCAAGAGTACGTTTTGTAAGAAGGCTGCATATGATTGGTCGAAAGCCTTAAGAGAAATCCTAATGAACTTTTGCATTTTGCTTCTGATTAAGTTGAGAGATGTGTGTGACGTGGGAAACATCCGCGACGTTTTACGTGCGTCTAAATTGCTGGCCAGTGATGGTCCGATCTCAGTTGATAGTCTCTATGATTACATAACTAACAATCAAGATAAAGTGCTTCTTATTTTGGATGGCTACGATGAGTACAGCTTTGCAGAAGAACACTCACCCATCCTTGAAATTTGGAAGGGTGAGCAACTAAGAGATTGTCACGTTATTGTCACCACGCTTCAACTTAAATGTGACGAGTTAAGAGGCCCCAGTCACGTTCAGTTAGAAATTCAAGGTTTCAAAAGCTGGGAACGAAAAGAAACCTTTGCGAGAAAATTTATGGCAGGTGAAGAAGATCTTGACGAGTTCATGGGGTACCTGAGAGAAAAAGATCTCGGTGACATGGCAGAAATACCTCTCCTCCTACTGATGCTGTGTAGTTTGTGGAAAGAGAAACGTCACGAAGGACTGCCAAAATCACGGGCCGACATATTCACACAATTCATTCAAACCATGCTGGATCACAAAGGTGGAAGTCACCAGTCTATGCCATTTCAGAACGTGACCTCCACAGAAGCTAAAGAAGACCTTAGTAATCTTGGAAAGGCTGCCTTTGAAGCACTTCTGCAAGACGGTTACGTACGCTGCAGCGAACTCCCCGAcaatatttcaagaagttttcaaaaattaagagAAGTTGGGCTTTTCCAGATTGTCAATCTTACGAGTCTCAATCCTGAGAAAGGGGcctatttcattcataaatccCTACAGGAGTTCCTTGCCGCCTGGCACATTAAGGAGGAAGTGTTGTCGATTAAAGGAGAAAGTACGCCTAGCCTTTCcaaagttgaatcatttgaaaagatcATGAAGATGGATGAAGTTCTGAAATTTGCCTGTGAGCTGTCAACAGAAGCCGCGTGCGCAGTTTTCCATCATGTGGGGTCTGTTGGAAGAAAGGAATCTGTGTCGGTATGTGATTTCATTGAGCTGCTTCTGGAGGATGATGAAGAACTGCCTTCAAATGAAGAACTTTATCTTGAGCTTATCTCGCATAGCTACTTTTGTTGTTCGGCCGAGAAGAGGCGGGATCTCTGCTCAGCATATCTCTCTTGTACCGAAGGTCTTTTTTTGGATCTTGATTCTAACAAGTTGAACATTACTGCAAATGAACATTTGCTGAAATCTGGCATGATAcccaactttattttttttcgtccCTATTTTTTAGATGATTATTCAGAGAAAAGCTATCGAGACTTGATCACTGTAGCGGAGGACACAGATGCAGTATTTTTGAGCTGTTCGGGTGAAAAGAAAGCCGCAGATTTACTGAAGAAGTTCCCGTGTCGTTCTTTGAGCGAGTTCTTTtttaagagagagagaaaaatcgTCGTTTATGTTTATCAAATACGCAAATATATAGATGATATCACTTTTCCGACTGAAATGCTGCGAGAGCTCATTTCGCCAACAGCAGAGTCTACTCAGGTGACGCGTCTTGTTGATCCGTTGAATGAACACGACAGCGAAACAGCTTCGAGTTTGACTCAGAACACTGATAGCATCACTGGTCCTACTCCTCAGAGCCTTTCCTGTGTGAAGCGGATTTCTATTTACGGAACAGAAAGGCAAGACATAAAGATGCTGGCTGATTTCTTACCACTTTTCACTGCTCTGCGATGGATACTTATTTTTGGTAAACCCCCTGAAATCATTGATGCTCAGTTGACAGAGACCCTGGTGTCTCGTATCATCTTCACTGACAGACTTGGCACATTAGTACTTGTTAATATCAATTTAACAGCCAAACCTGCCGCAGTCATCGCCAGATCTCTGCACCAGGCTCCTGGCCTGCAATGGCTCGACTTGTCAGAGAACCCTCTTGGTGAAGGAGTAAGTGTTCTTATTCAACATCTCAGTCGTGTTCCTCACCTGGAGAGGCTGAGGCTTTCTGATGTTAAAATGACAAAGCAACAAGTGAATGAATTGAGTACAGCTGTGCGTCAGAGTAAGATCTCCTGGTTGAACACACAATACCAC
- the LOC131788638 gene encoding uncharacterized protein isoform X2: MMAGPSNDKCSSSLVCSEDPPPLSITLKKTRDLPRKTTDWSIDHLPVDILLLTVEDCGFLACYYYLRNPFKSYERSIGFVYFGKMGEDEDEDEGGSVKVAIVRCPKESSDPGGSLTATKNAVTLLKPKATFLVGFCSSLNPNKAQLGDVVISSKLTTDFHKTPVSRDVGNLVRSAADGWEAPLENPEAREVKVHSDGEIFSCSYSSYTEQCQSHPGAIAVDMEGKGLFAVAHDMKVEWIVVEGVCGLAQGVASTNNSWKTFACVMAASVVSNMLSNSFVFKDWPHYGDGELKIKVDVDHLKPEEQNRQTGMLATESDRYQEVQQPRVSATSAASGDVSCPKTEDLHAIKEEFFISIVRKYFNATELQSIEEFEKFLVYAILMRFAIIGVSRGSLVITVKCESLMDLEKLWADYLSGHLGEMVQNCFVTEQILKELNLAELRLKTTMDIEEYKACKMFFEKNAVREFHPTSSTSEGLQKKEQWGKSDQETKIMETAKSEDTTPHTVVPTTGHGRELEQSRGRTDTVPLLVSPTSDPEGELEPGELRMELPRMKDISAEEESCKSDDPSENKRRRLAGPSDDKCSRSVVCSDDPPPLSITLKKTRDLPKKMKLWGKDYPAVDILLLTVEDCEFLACFHYLRDSFKSYERSIGFVYFGKMGEEKGGSLKVALVRCSKESSDPGGSQTAAKSAVTLLRPKATFLVGFCHSLNPNKAQLGDVVISSKLTTDFHKTPVSRDVGNLVRSAADGWGAPLENPEAQEVKVHCDGEILSCSDLIGAEQQCQSHPGAIAVDMEGKGLFAAAHDMKMEWLFVKGVCGFVHGVASTNDSWKTFACVMAASVVSNILRNSFVFGDWPHYGDNSTGEESCKSDDPPENKRRRLAELLNVEMCQEQLKSYYNTFSKVKIIPWDDSSSIQIDEIYTPLSWVRDHRKPSGVTQEELEDYTDMFKEKPTRMLVYGRPGIGKSTFCKKAAYDWSKALREILMNFCILLLIKLRDVCDVGNIRDVLRASKLLASDGPISVDSLYDYITNNQDKVLLILDGYDEYSFAEEHSPILEIWKGEQLRDCHVIVTTLQLKCDELRGPSHVQLEIQGFKSWERKETFARKFMAGEEDLDEFMGYLREKDLGDMAEIPLLLLMLCSLWKEKRHEGLPKSRADIFTQFIQTMLDHKGGSHQSMPFQNVTSTEAKEDLSNLGKAAFEALLQDGYVRCSELPDNISRSFQKLREVGLFQIVNLTSLNPEKGAYFIHKSLQEFLAAWHIKEEVLSIKGESTPSLSKVESFEKIMKMDEVLKFACELSTEAACAVFHHVGSVGRKESVSVCDFIELLLEDDEELPSNEELYLELISHSYFCCSAEKRRDLCSAYLSCTEGLFLDLDSNKLNITANEHLLKSGMIPNFIFFRPYFLDDYSEKSYRDLITVAEDTDAVFLSCSGEKKAADLLKKFPCRSLSEFFFKRERKIVVYVYQIRKYIDDITFPTEMLRELISPTAESTQVTRLVDPLNEHDSETASSLTQNTDSITGPTPQSLSCVKRISIYGTERQDIKMLADFLPLFTALRWILIFGKPPEIIDAQLTETLVSRIIFTDRLGTLVLVNINLTAKPAAVIARSLHQAPGLQWLDLSENPLGEGVSVLIQHLSRVPHLERLRLSDVKMTKQQVNELSTAVRQSKISWLNTQYHDKEGNVKPEEEWPADEYWSGYWWESEEKSDPGSVTDSGDEDEPGSGNSSGDEEDPGSVTDSSDQEDPGLVTDSGDENEPGSGNSSGDEEDLGSVTNSSDQEDPGLVTDSGDKEDPGSVTDSGDKEEPGSSLET, encoded by the exons ATGATGGCAGGACCTAGTAATGACAAGTGCAGCAGCTCATTGGTTTGCAGTGAAGACCCTCCACCTCTGAGTATTACACTGAAGAAGACAAGAGATCTGCCTAGGAAGACGACAGATTGGAGCATAGACCATCTTCCAGTTGACATTCTGCTTTTGACTGTGGAGGATTGCGGGTTCTTGGCTTGTTATTATTACCTGAGAAATCCCTTTAAAAGCTATGAGAGATCCATTGGATTTGTGTACTTTGGAAAGATgggtgaagatgaagatgaagatgaaggtGGGTCCGTGAAAGTTGCTATAGTGAGGTGTCCTAAAGAATCTTCGGATCCTGGAGGTTCTCTAACTGCCACTAAAAATGCTGTCACACTCCTGAAACCCAAGGCTACCTTTTTGGTTGGTTTTTGCTCCAGTTTGAATCCTAACAAAGCCCAGCTAGGAGATGTGGTGATATCTTCAAAGCTTACAACAGATTTTCACAAAACCCCAGTGAGTAGGGATGTTGGTAACCTTGTCAGAAGTGCAGCTGATGGATGGGAGGCACCATTAGAAAACCCAGAAGCACGAGAAGTCAAAGTACATAGTGATGGAGAGATTTTTAGTTGCTCTTATTCGAGTTATACTGAACAGTGTCAATCACACCCCGGGGCAATTGCAGTTGATATGGAAGGAAAAG GCCTGTTTGCAGTAGCTCATGACATGAAGGTGGAGTGGATTGTTGTTGAAGGTGTTTGTGGTTTGGCACAGGGTGTTGCATCAACAAACAATTCATGGAAGACTTTTGCTTGTGTTATGGCAGCTTCTGTTGTTTCCAACATGTTGAGTAATTCTTTTGTGTTTAAAGACTGGCCCCATTACGGAG ATGGTGAATTGAAAATTAAGGTTGATGTGGATCACTTGAAACCTGAAGAGCAGAATAGGCAGACTGGCATGCTGGCAACAGAGTCTGACAGATACCAAGAGGTTCAGCAGCCTAGGGTATCTGCTACATCAGCTGCATCTGGAGATGTGTCTTGTCCTAAAACAGAAGATCTCCATGCTATTAAAGAGGAATTCTTTATATCAATTGTTAGAAAGTATTTCAACGCTACAGAGCTACAGTCCATTGAAGAGTTCGAAAAATTTTTGGTATATGCGATATTAATGAGATTTGCCATTATTGGTGTCTCTAGAGGAAGTTTGGTGATTACGGTGAAGTGTGAATCTCTAATGGACTTGGAGAAGTTGTGGGCAGATTATTTATCTGGTCATCTGGGTGAAATggttcaaaattgttttgtaactGAACAGATCTTGAAGGAACTGAACCTGGCTGAGCTGAGGCTGAAGACAACAATGGACATAGAAGAGTACAAAGCATGCAAAATGTTCTTTGAGAAAAATGCAGTTAGAG AATTCCACCCCACAAGTTCAACCAGTGAAGGCCTGCAAAAAAAGGAGCAATGGGGAAAAAGTGATCAGGAGACAAAGATTATGGAGACAGCAAAATCAGAAg ATACTACACCCCACACTGTAGTACCCACCACTGGTCATGGAAGAGAACTAGAACAATCAAGGGGAAGGACAG ACACGGTTCCTCTCCTTGTATCTCCCACGTCTGATCCTGAAGGAGAACTAGAACCAGGAGAGCTACGTATGGAACTTCCAAGAATGAAAG ACATTTCAGCTGAAGAGGAGAGTTGTAAAAGTGATGATCCTTCAGAAAATAAACGTAGAAGGCTTGCAG GACCTAGTGATGACAAGTGCAGCAGGTCAGTGGTTTGCAGTGATGACCCTCCACCTCTGAGTATTACACTGAAGAAGACAAGAGATCTGCCAAAGAAGATGAAACTTTGGGGCAAGGACTATCCTGCAGTTGATATTCTGCTCTTGACTGTGGAGGATTGCGAGTTCTTGGCTTGTTTTCATTACCTGAGAGATTCCTTTAAAAGCTATGAGAGATCCATTGGATTTGTGTATTTTGGAAAGATGGGTGAAGAGAAAGGTGGGTCACTGAAAGTTGCCCTAGTGAGGTGTTCTAAAGAATCTTCAGATCCTGGAGGTTCTCAAACTGCAGCTAAAAGTGCTGTCACACTCCTGAGACCCAAGGCTACCTTTTTGGTTGGTTTCTGCCACAGTTTGAATCCTAACAAAGCCCAGCTAGGAGATGTGGTGATATCCTCAAAGCTTACAACAGATTTCCACAAAACCCCAGTGAGTAGGGATGTTGGTAACCTTGTTAGAAGTGCAGCTGATGGATGGGGGGCACCATTGGAAAATCCAGAAGCACAAGAAGTCAAAGTACATTGTGATGGAGAGATTTTGAGTTGCTCTGATCTGATTGGTGCTGAACAGCAATGTCAATCACACCCTGGGGCAATTGCAGTTGATATGGAAGGAAAAG GCCTGTTTGCAGCAGCTCATGACATGAAGATGGAGTGGCTTTTCGTTAAAGGTGTTTGTGGTTTTGTGCATGGCGTTGCATCTACAAACGATTCGTGGAAGACTTTTGCTTGTGTTATGGCAGCTTCTGTTGTATCCAACATACTGAGGAACTCTTTTGTGTTTGGAGACTGGCCTCATTACGGAG aCAATTCGACGGGAGAGGAGAGTTGTAAAAGTGATGATCCTCCAGAAAATAAACGAAGAAGGCTTGCAG aaCTGTTGAATGTTGAGATGTGTCAAGAGCAGCTTAAGTCTTATTACAACACCTTTAGCAAGGTGAAAATCATTCCATGGGACGACAGCTCTTCCATTCAGATTGATGAGATCTACACACCTTTGTCTTGGGTCAGAGATCACAGGAAGCCCAGCGGAGTGACACAAGAGGAACTTGAAGACTACACCGACATGTTCAAGGAAAAACCAACACGAATGCTTGTTTATGGTCGGCCAGGAATTGGCAAGAGTACGTTTTGTAAGAAGGCTGCATATGATTGGTCGAAAGCCTTAAGAGAAATCCTAATGAACTTTTGCATTTTGCTTCTGATTAAGTTGAGAGATGTGTGTGACGTGGGAAACATCCGCGACGTTTTACGTGCGTCTAAATTGCTGGCCAGTGATGGTCCGATCTCAGTTGATAGTCTCTATGATTACATAACTAACAATCAAGATAAAGTGCTTCTTATTTTGGATGGCTACGATGAGTACAGCTTTGCAGAAGAACACTCACCCATCCTTGAAATTTGGAAGGGTGAGCAACTAAGAGATTGTCACGTTATTGTCACCACGCTTCAACTTAAATGTGACGAGTTAAGAGGCCCCAGTCACGTTCAGTTAGAAATTCAAGGTTTCAAAAGCTGGGAACGAAAAGAAACCTTTGCGAGAAAATTTATGGCAGGTGAAGAAGATCTTGACGAGTTCATGGGGTACCTGAGAGAAAAAGATCTCGGTGACATGGCAGAAATACCTCTCCTCCTACTGATGCTGTGTAGTTTGTGGAAAGAGAAACGTCACGAAGGACTGCCAAAATCACGGGCCGACATATTCACACAATTCATTCAAACCATGCTGGATCACAAAGGTGGAAGTCACCAGTCTATGCCATTTCAGAACGTGACCTCCACAGAAGCTAAAGAAGACCTTAGTAATCTTGGAAAGGCTGCCTTTGAAGCACTTCTGCAAGACGGTTACGTACGCTGCAGCGAACTCCCCGAcaatatttcaagaagttttcaaaaattaagagAAGTTGGGCTTTTCCAGATTGTCAATCTTACGAGTCTCAATCCTGAGAAAGGGGcctatttcattcataaatccCTACAGGAGTTCCTTGCCGCCTGGCACATTAAGGAGGAAGTGTTGTCGATTAAAGGAGAAAGTACGCCTAGCCTTTCcaaagttgaatcatttgaaaagatcATGAAGATGGATGAAGTTCTGAAATTTGCCTGTGAGCTGTCAACAGAAGCCGCGTGCGCAGTTTTCCATCATGTGGGGTCTGTTGGAAGAAAGGAATCTGTGTCGGTATGTGATTTCATTGAGCTGCTTCTGGAGGATGATGAAGAACTGCCTTCAAATGAAGAACTTTATCTTGAGCTTATCTCGCATAGCTACTTTTGTTGTTCGGCCGAGAAGAGGCGGGATCTCTGCTCAGCATATCTCTCTTGTACCGAAGGTCTTTTTTTGGATCTTGATTCTAACAAGTTGAACATTACTGCAAATGAACATTTGCTGAAATCTGGCATGATAcccaactttattttttttcgtccCTATTTTTTAGATGATTATTCAGAGAAAAGCTATCGAGACTTGATCACTGTAGCGGAGGACACAGATGCAGTATTTTTGAGCTGTTCGGGTGAAAAGAAAGCCGCAGATTTACTGAAGAAGTTCCCGTGTCGTTCTTTGAGCGAGTTCTTTtttaagagagagagaaaaatcgTCGTTTATGTTTATCAAATACGCAAATATATAGATGATATCACTTTTCCGACTGAAATGCTGCGAGAGCTCATTTCGCCAACAGCAGAGTCTACTCAGGTGACGCGTCTTGTTGATCCGTTGAATGAACACGACAGCGAAACAGCTTCGAGTTTGACTCAGAACACTGATAGCATCACTGGTCCTACTCCTCAGAGCCTTTCCTGTGTGAAGCGGATTTCTATTTACGGAACAGAAAGGCAAGACATAAAGATGCTGGCTGATTTCTTACCACTTTTCACTGCTCTGCGATGGATACTTATTTTTGGTAAACCCCCTGAAATCATTGATGCTCAGTTGACAGAGACCCTGGTGTCTCGTATCATCTTCACTGACAGACTTGGCACATTAGTACTTGTTAATATCAATTTAACAGCCAAACCTGCCGCAGTCATCGCCAGATCTCTGCACCAGGCTCCTGGCCTGCAATGGCTCGACTTGTCAGAGAACCCTCTTGGTGAAGGAGTAAGTGTTCTTATTCAACATCTCAGTCGTGTTCCTCACCTGGAGAGGCTGAGGCTTTCTGATGTTAAAATGACAAAGCAACAAGTGAATGAATTGAGTACAGCTGTGCGTCAGAGTAAGATCTCCTGGTTGAACACACAATACCAC